A single bacterium HR11 DNA region contains:
- the mtaB gene encoding Threonylcarbamoyladenosine tRNA methylthiotransferase MtaB: MRAQPQTFHVVAMGCKVSQYEAQALGAYLQHQLGLRPVPRPDEADVVVLQTCTVTHQSDREARKLVRRFKRDGRARVIVTGCYAQRAPAELQEAGADLVLGHGVRHRTWHIRRFLFGEDVPLPDLPEWAEAFGPPALREDRTRAYLKVHDGCDVFCSFCIIPHVRGPGRSLPLDEVLRRVEALVEQGIREIILTGVNLASYGRDLGLTDGLLRLCERLDGVAADVQFRLSSLGAYDLDERLFELVCASPRFAPHFHLPLQSASDRVLQDMRRPYRLRDYDRIVRFIADRGDHVCIGTDVIVGFPTESAADFEATYRYIEESPIAYVHVFPYSPRPGTLSASLWRELDPRVVEERARRLRALSAQKREQFYRRQVGRWLKALTLHRAGDGRSLRAVTGNYIEFALDDPEARWPENAWVLVRFGAYENGRWVVADVRQAHGS, encoded by the coding sequence ATGCGTGCACAACCCCAGACGTTTCACGTCGTGGCGATGGGCTGTAAGGTCAGTCAGTACGAGGCCCAGGCCCTGGGCGCCTACCTTCAACATCAGCTCGGCCTCCGGCCGGTCCCCCGGCCCGACGAGGCCGACGTCGTCGTCCTGCAGACCTGTACGGTGACCCACCAGAGCGACCGGGAGGCCCGCAAGCTCGTGCGGCGCTTCAAGCGGGACGGCCGCGCCCGGGTCATCGTCACGGGATGCTACGCCCAGCGGGCCCCGGCCGAACTCCAAGAGGCCGGGGCCGACCTCGTCCTGGGGCACGGCGTGCGTCACCGGACCTGGCACATCCGGCGGTTTCTGTTCGGAGAAGACGTCCCCTTGCCGGACCTCCCCGAGTGGGCCGAGGCCTTCGGCCCGCCCGCCCTTCGAGAAGACCGGACTCGGGCGTACCTGAAGGTCCATGACGGATGCGACGTCTTCTGCTCCTTCTGCATCATCCCCCACGTCCGGGGCCCCGGCCGGAGCCTCCCGCTCGACGAAGTCCTCCGCCGGGTCGAGGCCCTCGTCGAGCAAGGCATTCGGGAAATCATCCTGACGGGCGTCAACCTGGCCAGCTACGGTCGGGACCTGGGCCTGACCGACGGCCTCCTGCGGCTTTGCGAGCGCCTCGACGGCGTGGCCGCCGACGTCCAGTTCCGCCTCAGCTCCCTGGGTGCTTACGACCTGGACGAACGGTTGTTCGAGCTCGTGTGCGCCTCTCCCCGGTTCGCCCCCCACTTTCACCTGCCCCTGCAGAGCGCTTCGGACCGGGTCCTGCAGGATATGCGGCGGCCCTATCGTCTGCGGGACTACGACCGGATCGTACGGTTCATCGCCGACCGGGGCGACCACGTCTGCATCGGCACCGACGTCATCGTCGGCTTCCCGACGGAGTCGGCGGCCGATTTCGAGGCCACGTACCGGTATATCGAAGAGAGTCCCATCGCCTACGTCCACGTGTTTCCCTACTCACCCCGGCCGGGAACCCTCTCGGCCAGCCTCTGGCGGGAGCTGGACCCGCGCGTCGTCGAGGAGCGCGCCCGCCGGCTCCGGGCCCTGTCGGCCCAGAAGCGGGAGCAGTTCTATCGCCGTCAGGTCGGCCGCTGGCTGAAGGCCCTGACGCTTCACCGCGCCGGCGACGGCCGGAGCCTTCGGGCCGTCACGGGCAACTACATCGAGTTCGCCCTTGACGATCCCGAGGCCCGATGGCCGGAGAACGCGTGGGTCCTCGTCCGATTCGGGGCCTACGAGAACGGCCGCTGGGTCGTCGCCGACGTCCGCCAAGCGCATGGGTCATAG
- the echA8 gene encoding putative enoyl-CoA hydratase echA8 — translation MVHEWGPEDLEGVEPEVTAEAVHRQYVQAQRPTPALLQITFQRPPLHYMDPDFLRELQGVLAEVAFDGRLKVVTLTASGEYFSAGLDPAAMRDEDLFLTVDLFHRVVRQVLTLPAVVVGLLNGHAFGAGCVLAAVCDFTFAPEGVRLGHPEVRYGHFTPLAMLLYPRLMPKNRALYLALSGEVVDAKTAAAWGLVAWALPADQWRTQAERFVQHLTGMSTSVLHHGRRAFWASVLSNWDEAVAALEEIYLVQHATTPDAREGIRAWLERRTPTWTE, via the coding sequence ATGGTCCACGAGTGGGGCCCCGAAGACCTTGAAGGGGTGGAGCCGGAGGTCACGGCCGAGGCCGTCCATCGGCAATACGTCCAGGCCCAACGTCCGACGCCGGCCCTCCTGCAGATTACCTTTCAGCGCCCCCCGCTCCATTACATGGACCCGGACTTCCTGCGGGAGCTCCAGGGGGTCTTGGCCGAGGTGGCCTTCGACGGCCGCCTGAAGGTCGTCACGCTGACGGCCAGCGGGGAGTACTTCTCCGCCGGTCTGGACCCGGCGGCTATGCGGGACGAGGACCTGTTTTTGACGGTCGACCTGTTCCATCGCGTGGTCCGACAGGTCCTGACCCTGCCGGCCGTCGTCGTCGGCCTCCTGAACGGCCACGCCTTTGGGGCCGGTTGTGTCCTGGCGGCCGTCTGCGACTTTACCTTTGCCCCGGAGGGTGTCCGCCTTGGCCATCCGGAGGTCCGGTACGGCCATTTCACGCCCCTGGCGATGCTTTTGTATCCCCGCCTGATGCCGAAGAACCGAGCCTTGTACTTGGCCCTCAGCGGGGAGGTCGTCGACGCCAAGACGGCGGCCGCCTGGGGCCTCGTCGCCTGGGCGCTCCCGGCCGACCAGTGGCGGACCCAGGCCGAACGTTTCGTCCAACACCTGACGGGGATGAGCACGTCGGTCCTACACCATGGCCGGCGGGCGTTCTGGGCGTCGGTCCTCTCGAACTGGGACGAGGCCGTCGCGGCCCTCGAGGAAATCTACCTGGTCCAACATGCGACGACACCGGACGCCCGGGAGGGCATCCGGGCGTGGCTGGAACGCCGGACCCCGACGTGGACGGAATAA
- the gutB gene encoding Sorbitol dehydrogenase, which produces MLVAVYYSNRDVRLEERPVPTIGPGEVLVRVRACGICGTDVLEWYRRPRAPVVLGHEIAGEVVEVGDGVVHLRPGDRVVVAHHVPCGACDDCYAGHETVCPVLQEGHVDPGGFAEYIRVPALQARRGIFRLPDSLTWADGAMVEPLGCVLRGQRLARLAPGQSVVVIGCGVAGLLHIRAARALGAGPIFGVEPDPFRREVTLRVGAFAVWSPEDDVVGALQAHLEGRRAERVVVCTSAPAAVELAFRCVERGGTVLFFAPLPPTATVPLPFNDLFWRNEVTLTSSYGAAPADMRRALNLLRWGRIAVRDLITHRFALRDIAQAFELVLRPRGSLKVLVEP; this is translated from the coding sequence ATGCTCGTCGCCGTCTACTACAGCAATCGTGATGTCCGGCTGGAGGAACGGCCCGTCCCGACGATCGGCCCCGGGGAGGTCCTCGTCCGGGTGCGGGCCTGCGGGATTTGCGGAACCGACGTCCTTGAGTGGTACCGCCGGCCTCGGGCACCGGTCGTCCTGGGGCATGAGATCGCCGGCGAGGTCGTCGAAGTCGGCGATGGCGTCGTTCACCTCCGGCCCGGCGACCGAGTCGTCGTGGCCCATCACGTCCCGTGCGGGGCGTGCGACGATTGCTACGCCGGCCACGAGACCGTCTGCCCGGTCTTGCAGGAGGGCCACGTGGACCCCGGCGGATTCGCCGAGTACATTCGCGTCCCGGCCCTCCAGGCCCGCCGGGGTATCTTCCGATTGCCGGACTCTCTCACGTGGGCCGACGGGGCGATGGTCGAGCCCCTGGGGTGCGTCCTGCGGGGTCAGCGGTTGGCTCGTCTGGCGCCGGGCCAGAGTGTCGTCGTTATCGGCTGTGGCGTCGCCGGCCTCCTGCACATCCGGGCGGCCCGGGCGCTGGGCGCCGGCCCGATTTTCGGGGTCGAGCCGGACCCCTTCCGTCGGGAGGTAACCCTGCGCGTGGGGGCCTTTGCCGTCTGGTCGCCCGAGGACGACGTGGTCGGCGCTCTCCAGGCGCACCTGGAGGGGCGTCGGGCCGAGCGGGTCGTCGTCTGCACGTCGGCGCCGGCCGCCGTCGAGCTGGCCTTTCGCTGTGTAGAGCGGGGCGGGACCGTCCTGTTCTTTGCGCCCCTACCGCCGACGGCGACCGTGCCGTTGCCCTTTAATGACCTGTTCTGGCGGAACGAGGTCACCCTGACGAGTTCTTATGGGGCGGCCCCGGCGGACATGCGACGGGCCCTGAACCTCCTGCGGTGGGGCCGCATCGCCGTACGGGACCTGATCACGCACCGGTTCGCCTTACGGGATATCGCCCAGGCCTTCGAGCTCGTCCTGCGTCCCCGGGGCTCCTTGAAGGTCCTCGTCGAACCGTGA
- the mshD gene encoding Mycothiol acetyltransferase: MTFPLMDSPSKVFASPTNFPHALWTIRPVALSEDWPRLTDVFQKAYDGMEAYGCRTRQELKRYLKWLYRRCPQGFFGVFDPNGRLRAWAAVDDRWWNEEGERVGAIHEIVVDPDVQGLGIGTALMKFVMTWLATRGVRRLELWVGVTNGKARRFYERLGFRPEGPAQGLWLRMTRPAPTPAE; encoded by the coding sequence ATGACCTTCCCCTTGATGGATTCGCCTTCAAAAGTCTTTGCATCTCCAACGAACTTCCCCCATGCCCTCTGGACCATCCGACCCGTCGCTCTTTCCGAGGACTGGCCCCGTCTGACCGACGTTTTCCAGAAAGCCTATGACGGGATGGAGGCTTACGGCTGCCGGACCCGTCAGGAACTCAAGCGCTACCTGAAATGGCTGTACCGTCGCTGTCCCCAGGGCTTCTTCGGCGTCTTTGACCCTAACGGACGGCTTCGGGCCTGGGCGGCCGTCGATGACCGATGGTGGAACGAAGAGGGTGAACGTGTCGGGGCCATCCATGAGATCGTCGTCGACCCCGACGTCCAGGGCCTCGGGATCGGGACGGCCCTGATGAAGTTTGTCATGACCTGGCTGGCCACCCGGGGCGTCCGGCGGCTGGAGCTCTGGGTCGGCGTCACGAACGGGAAGGCCCGTCGGTTCTACGAACGACTGGGCTTTCGCCCCGAGGGTCCGGCTCAGGGCCTGTGGCTCCGCATGACCCGCCCGGCTCCGACGCCGGCGGAGTGA
- the pucG gene encoding Purine catabolism protein PucG has product MQMTSLYPPFRVLMGPGPTEVHPRVLAAMSRPLVSHFDPVCFRLMDEIRALLQYVFQTRNEATLVISGPGTAGMETCVANLVEPGDKVIVCQNGFFSGRIREMVERHGGVAVAVEDEWGRPVDPEKLEDALRRHPDAKVVAFVHAETSTGALSDAATLAEMAHRHGCLTLVDTVTSLGGVPVKVDEWGLDAVYSGSQKCLSAPPGLSPVTFSERALDAVRRRKTPVVSFFLDVRALTDYWIGKSPSVGPNAGRVYHHTVPVPLLYALHEALTLLREEGLENAWARHRANYHRLRDGLEAMGLTYWVRSEADRIPHLNVIRVPDGVDDAGVRRRLLEDFGIEIGAGLGPLAGRIWRVGLMGYGSHPRNVAYLLNALREVLAR; this is encoded by the coding sequence ATGCAAATGACGTCCCTTTATCCGCCCTTCCGGGTCCTGATGGGACCCGGGCCCACGGAGGTCCATCCCCGCGTGCTGGCGGCGATGAGCCGCCCCCTCGTCAGCCACTTCGACCCCGTCTGCTTCCGCCTGATGGACGAGATTCGGGCACTTCTGCAATACGTCTTCCAGACCCGAAATGAAGCGACCCTCGTCATTTCCGGCCCCGGCACGGCCGGCATGGAAACCTGCGTGGCAAACCTGGTCGAGCCCGGCGACAAGGTCATCGTCTGTCAGAACGGCTTTTTCAGCGGTCGCATCCGGGAGATGGTCGAGCGCCACGGTGGGGTCGCCGTCGCCGTCGAGGACGAATGGGGCCGTCCGGTCGACCCCGAAAAGCTGGAAGACGCCCTCCGACGGCATCCGGACGCCAAGGTCGTCGCCTTCGTCCACGCCGAGACCTCGACGGGGGCCCTCTCGGATGCGGCGACCCTGGCTGAGATGGCCCACCGGCACGGGTGCCTGACCCTGGTCGATACGGTGACCTCCCTGGGCGGTGTCCCCGTGAAGGTCGATGAATGGGGCCTGGACGCCGTCTACTCGGGGAGTCAGAAGTGCCTGTCGGCGCCGCCGGGCCTCTCGCCGGTGACCTTCAGCGAGCGGGCGCTGGACGCCGTCCGACGTCGAAAAACGCCCGTCGTCAGCTTCTTCCTGGACGTCCGCGCCCTGACCGACTACTGGATCGGAAAGTCCCCGTCGGTCGGCCCCAACGCCGGCCGGGTCTATCACCATACGGTCCCGGTCCCCCTGCTGTATGCCCTTCATGAAGCCCTGACCCTTCTACGCGAAGAGGGCCTCGAAAATGCTTGGGCCCGGCATCGGGCCAACTACCATCGGCTTCGGGATGGCCTCGAGGCGATGGGCCTCACCTACTGGGTCCGCTCGGAGGCGGACCGCATTCCCCATCTGAACGTGATCCGCGTCCCCGACGGCGTGGACGACGCCGGGGTCCGCCGGCGTCTCCTGGAAGACTTCGGGATCGAAATCGGGGCTGGCCTGGGGCCCCTGGCCGGCCGGATCTGGCGGGTCGGCCTCATGGGCTACGGGAGTCATCCTCGGAACGTGGCGTACTTGCTGAATGCCCTCCGGGAAGTCTTGGCCCGGTGA
- the lsrF gene encoding 3-hydroxy-5-phosphonooxypentane-2,4-dione thiolase, protein MDWGIRNRLSRIFQPRDGRTLMLAVDHGYFLGPTTRLEDPRATITPLLPYADAIMLTRGILQTCVDPTVTIPVVLRVSGGATIVGRDLANETITTSVRDAVRLNVSAVALSIFVGSDYEHQTLANLARLIDEATPYGIPVLAVTAVGKELEKRDARYLALACRVAAELGAHFVKTYYCEDFEKVVGGCPVPIVIAGGPKLDSDMDVLRLAYDALQGGAAGVDMGRNIWQHDHPVAMIRAIRAIVHEGATPRQAYELLQDLAHSTAPVGRV, encoded by the coding sequence ATGGACTGGGGAATCCGGAATCGTCTGAGCCGCATCTTTCAGCCGCGGGACGGTCGTACGTTGATGCTGGCCGTCGACCATGGATACTTTCTGGGCCCGACGACCCGCTTGGAAGACCCCCGGGCGACCATCACGCCCTTACTGCCGTATGCCGACGCCATCATGCTGACGCGGGGGATCCTGCAGACCTGCGTCGACCCGACGGTGACGATTCCCGTCGTCCTGCGGGTCTCGGGCGGGGCGACCATCGTCGGCCGAGACCTGGCGAATGAGACGATCACGACGTCCGTCCGGGACGCCGTCCGCCTGAACGTCAGCGCCGTCGCCCTCTCCATCTTCGTCGGTTCCGACTACGAGCATCAGACCCTGGCGAACCTGGCCCGCCTCATCGACGAGGCGACGCCTTACGGGATTCCCGTCCTGGCGGTCACGGCCGTCGGCAAGGAGTTGGAAAAGCGGGACGCTCGGTACCTGGCCCTGGCGTGTCGGGTCGCCGCCGAGCTCGGGGCCCACTTTGTGAAGACGTACTACTGCGAAGACTTCGAGAAGGTCGTCGGCGGATGTCCCGTCCCCATCGTCATCGCCGGGGGCCCCAAGCTCGATTCGGACATGGACGTCCTGCGGCTCGCCTACGACGCCCTCCAGGGCGGTGCCGCCGGCGTGGATATGGGCCGGAACATCTGGCAGCACGACCATCCGGTCGCCATGATCCGGGCGATTCGGGCCATCGTCCATGAAGGGGCCACGCCCCGGCAGGCATACGAGCTCCTGCAGGACCTGGCCCACTCGACGGCCCCGGTCGGTCGGGTGTAA
- the mmgC gene encoding Acyl-CoA dehydrogenase: MGFRGVDFLGLDEELSSEERMVRDEVRRWVDDQVLPIIARHFEAGTFPLHLVPQMAELNLLGANLDPKYGCAGLNNVAYGLIMQELERGDSGLRSFVSVQSSLVMWPIQEYGSEKQKQYWLPKMARGEVIGCFGLTEPDYGSNPAGLITRARRDGSSWVLNGTKMWITNGTIADVALVWAKDDEGVIRGFLVEKGTPGFRQNKITDKFSLRASDTGELVLEDVRIPEENRLPEANGLKAALRCLTQARYGIAWGAIGAAMACYEVALEYAKNRIQFDRPIAGYQLVQQKLVYMLTEITKMQLLCLRLGRLKDRGKVTHVQVSMGKMNNVYHALQIARLARDILGANGIMYEYQVARHLCNLESVYTYEGTHDIHTLIIGEHITGLSAFT; this comes from the coding sequence ATGGGCTTTCGAGGCGTCGATTTTCTCGGACTCGATGAGGAGCTTTCGTCCGAAGAACGGATGGTCCGGGACGAGGTCCGCCGCTGGGTCGACGACCAAGTCCTACCCATCATCGCTCGCCACTTTGAGGCCGGCACGTTCCCGCTCCATCTCGTCCCCCAGATGGCCGAGCTGAACCTACTGGGGGCAAACCTCGACCCGAAGTACGGCTGTGCGGGCCTCAACAACGTCGCCTATGGCCTCATCATGCAGGAGCTGGAACGGGGCGATAGCGGCCTGCGGAGCTTCGTGTCCGTCCAGTCGTCCCTCGTCATGTGGCCGATTCAGGAGTACGGCTCAGAGAAGCAAAAGCAGTACTGGCTCCCCAAGATGGCCCGGGGCGAGGTCATCGGCTGTTTTGGCCTGACGGAGCCGGACTACGGGTCGAACCCGGCCGGTCTCATCACGCGAGCCCGGAGGGACGGCTCTTCGTGGGTCCTGAACGGGACCAAGATGTGGATCACCAACGGGACGATCGCCGACGTGGCCCTCGTCTGGGCGAAGGACGACGAGGGCGTCATCCGGGGCTTCCTGGTCGAGAAGGGGACGCCCGGCTTCCGACAGAACAAGATTACCGATAAGTTCTCCCTCCGGGCCTCGGACACGGGCGAGCTCGTCCTGGAGGACGTCCGCATTCCTGAGGAAAATCGCCTCCCCGAGGCGAACGGCCTGAAGGCGGCCCTGCGGTGTCTGACCCAGGCCCGGTACGGCATCGCTTGGGGCGCCATCGGGGCGGCCATGGCCTGCTATGAAGTGGCCCTCGAGTATGCTAAAAATCGCATCCAGTTCGACCGTCCCATCGCCGGCTATCAGCTCGTCCAGCAGAAGCTCGTTTACATGCTGACGGAGATCACGAAGATGCAACTCCTCTGTCTGAGGCTGGGGCGCCTCAAGGACCGGGGGAAGGTCACGCACGTGCAGGTCTCGATGGGGAAGATGAACAACGTCTACCATGCCCTCCAGATCGCCCGCCTGGCCCGGGACATCCTGGGGGCCAACGGCATCATGTACGAGTACCAGGTCGCCCGCCACCTGTGCAACCTGGAATCGGTGTATACCTACGAGGGGACCCACGACATCCACACCCTGATCATCGGGGAGCACATCACGGGCCTGTCGGCCTTTACGTGA
- the glkA gene encoding Glucokinase: MDWAVGVDIGGTKIEAALVDEGGAVQGLHREATRADLGPAAVLERLRTCIQAALDRAPGPVRAVGIGFAGQVDASTGVVYYAPNLPGWRDVPLKAELEGALGLPVFVLNDVHAAAWAERTYGAGQDWDDLVCVFVGTGVGGGVILGGRLQTGASGSLGEVGHMPIVADGRACRCGGRGCLEAYVGGWAVAEQVRQDIRDHPAAWGGVGPLETFTAETLADLCRRGHPRAREWSARLGRYLGIGMVGVVNVLNPRGLILGGGVLQGFPEWTEVVAATIRELALPSAARTVEVRRAGLGRHGGLVGAAAWARLQIRSGLSRPA; the protein is encoded by the coding sequence ATGGACTGGGCGGTCGGCGTGGACATCGGCGGGACGAAGATCGAGGCGGCCCTGGTCGACGAAGGGGGTGCCGTGCAGGGCCTCCACCGGGAGGCGACCCGGGCCGACCTGGGACCGGCGGCCGTCTTGGAGCGCCTGCGGACCTGCATCCAGGCCGCCCTGGACCGAGCGCCGGGACCCGTCCGGGCCGTCGGCATCGGCTTTGCCGGCCAGGTCGACGCGTCGACCGGCGTCGTTTACTATGCGCCCAACCTGCCGGGCTGGCGAGACGTCCCCCTGAAGGCGGAGCTGGAAGGCGCCTTGGGTCTGCCCGTGTTTGTCCTCAACGACGTCCATGCGGCCGCCTGGGCCGAACGGACTTACGGGGCCGGGCAGGACTGGGACGACCTGGTCTGTGTGTTCGTCGGCACGGGCGTCGGGGGCGGGGTCATCCTGGGCGGGCGTCTGCAGACGGGCGCCAGCGGCTCCCTGGGCGAGGTCGGCCACATGCCCATCGTCGCCGACGGGCGGGCCTGTCGGTGCGGCGGCCGGGGATGCCTGGAAGCGTACGTCGGCGGCTGGGCCGTCGCCGAACAGGTCCGGCAGGACATTCGGGACCATCCGGCCGCGTGGGGCGGCGTCGGCCCCCTGGAGACTTTTACGGCGGAAACGCTGGCCGACCTCTGCCGGCGGGGACATCCCCGGGCCCGGGAATGGTCAGCCCGGCTCGGCCGCTATCTGGGCATCGGGATGGTCGGGGTCGTCAATGTCCTGAACCCCCGGGGCTTGATCCTGGGCGGCGGGGTCCTGCAGGGCTTCCCGGAGTGGACGGAGGTCGTGGCGGCGACGATTCGGGAACTGGCCCTGCCCTCGGCGGCCCGGACCGTAGAGGTCCGTCGGGCCGGCCTGGGCCGTCACGGCGGCCTCGTCGGGGCGGCCGCCTGGGCCCGCTTGCAGATCCGTTCTGGACTTTCGAGGCCAGCGTAG
- the purC gene encoding Phosphoribosylaminoimidazole-succinocarboxamide synthase, with protein sequence MTSGSRLQDLIRYLEEVERRGQWFVQGGTYRLGEDVTVTVTPIGTTRRAGVAIYVHSGADAYRNPLVAIVTGSANDLPKLARCQETLDQLGIPYETVVLSAHRTPDEVVAYVRNAEARGVQVFIAAAGMAAHLPGVLAAHTLRPVIGVPIGSGMLSGLDALLSIVQMPPGVPVAGVGVDAGANAALLAARILQIGYPMLQADLEEFRSRQKTQVLQGAPWVSTLMEAEAGLAETRLEGVPLLKRGKVRDIYDLGDHLLIVATDRISVFDVVLPTPIPGKGRILTALSAFWFWKFQDRFPHHLVSTRLADLPDGLGQRYPYLDGRVMLVRKLKVFPVECVVRGYITGSGWQMYRETGRILDVALPPGLREADRLPEPVFTPTTKAETGHDQPLTFDEVARLVGRKTAETLRDWSLQIYREAAEYAEQRGILIADTKFEFGTDEQGQIYIVDELLTPDSSRFWPKDLYEPGRTPPSFDKQYVRDYTSRLGWNKQPPGPPLPPDVVRQTIEKYREAYRRLVPLGALV encoded by the coding sequence ATGACCTCAGGTTCGCGCTTGCAAGACCTGATTCGTTACCTGGAGGAAGTCGAACGGCGGGGCCAGTGGTTCGTCCAAGGCGGGACGTACCGGCTGGGGGAAGACGTCACCGTGACGGTCACGCCCATCGGGACGACTCGCCGGGCCGGCGTAGCCATTTACGTGCACAGCGGGGCCGACGCCTATCGGAACCCCCTCGTCGCCATCGTCACGGGGTCGGCCAACGACCTCCCGAAGCTGGCCCGATGTCAGGAAACCCTGGATCAGCTCGGGATTCCTTACGAGACGGTCGTCTTGTCGGCCCATCGGACGCCCGACGAGGTCGTCGCCTACGTGCGAAACGCCGAGGCCCGGGGCGTGCAGGTGTTCATCGCCGCCGCCGGGATGGCAGCCCATCTGCCAGGCGTCTTGGCGGCCCACACGCTGAGGCCCGTCATCGGGGTTCCCATCGGGTCGGGGATGCTGTCGGGCCTGGACGCCCTGCTGTCGATCGTGCAGATGCCGCCGGGCGTACCCGTCGCCGGCGTCGGCGTCGACGCCGGGGCGAATGCGGCCCTCCTGGCGGCCCGCATCTTGCAAATTGGCTATCCGATGCTTCAGGCGGATTTGGAAGAATTCCGGTCTCGTCAGAAAACGCAGGTCCTTCAAGGGGCGCCCTGGGTCTCGACCTTGATGGAGGCGGAAGCGGGGCTGGCGGAGACCCGCCTGGAGGGCGTCCCGCTCCTCAAGCGGGGCAAGGTCCGGGACATCTATGACCTCGGCGACCATCTCCTGATCGTCGCCACGGACCGAATCTCCGTCTTTGACGTCGTCCTGCCGACGCCGATCCCCGGCAAGGGTCGCATCCTGACGGCCCTGTCGGCCTTCTGGTTTTGGAAGTTCCAGGACCGGTTCCCGCATCACCTGGTCAGCACCCGGCTGGCCGACCTGCCGGACGGCCTCGGCCAGCGGTACCCCTACCTGGACGGACGGGTCATGCTCGTCCGCAAACTCAAGGTATTCCCCGTCGAGTGTGTCGTCCGGGGCTACATCACGGGGAGCGGCTGGCAGATGTACCGGGAGACGGGTCGGATCTTGGACGTGGCCCTGCCGCCGGGCCTCCGGGAGGCCGACCGCCTGCCGGAACCGGTCTTCACGCCGACGACCAAGGCCGAGACGGGCCACGACCAGCCGCTGACCTTCGACGAGGTCGCCCGCCTCGTCGGTCGGAAGACGGCCGAGACGCTCCGGGACTGGAGCCTCCAGATTTACCGGGAGGCCGCCGAGTACGCCGAACAGCGGGGGATCCTCATCGCCGACACGAAGTTCGAGTTCGGGACCGACGAGCAGGGACAGATTTACATCGTGGACGAGCTCCTGACGCCCGACTCGTCTCGCTTTTGGCCCAAGGACCTCTACGAGCCGGGCCGGACGCCGCCGAGCTTCGACAAGCAGTACGTGCGGGATTACACGAGCCGTCTCGGCTGGAACAAACAGCCGCCGGGGCCGCCCCTCCCGCCGGACGTCGTCCGGCAGACCATCGAGAAGTACCGGGAGGCTTACCGGCGCCTCGTCCCCCTGGGGGCCCTGGTGTAG